The Nicotiana tomentosiformis chromosome 9, ASM39032v3, whole genome shotgun sequence genome contains the following window.
tctgtgttcgcagaccataaataagagtcaatttcctcgatttgggatttaaaataaaccggtgacttgggacaccataaattattccaagtggcaactctgaaataaataaataatcccatttcgattaatgtcattttaattggaaaaactcccttattCCCCTTACACGCCTTtgagaaaaaggaggtgtgacagctctggcgactctattggggatcgaacccagaatctctggtttagggttcagaattcgagcttagatgactgttatacttggcttttacttattatctgatttttttacgtgtttgagcctaatgtgctaaatgcttatttttactgctttgatattgtttggactgtatataaactgtcaGGAAACCATTctcctctctgagtcttctaaatcttctgggaagtgcacgctggcgtgacttcttttctgttagtgtcatatcctaatttagaacgaggatcggatcagttacaaagccggttggccttttggttaccggtacgttgccccccctcggctcgagttgtccgctggGGTAAGCTAGGTCTAGAACCATACACACAGggttttaaacctagaataacatagcctcatgccggatccatcgtgggtacgtttgtttgcatcacgtgcattagactttggagactcaacacaggggttgggtctgtctaggacaggtgtacccaatttaAAAGACCATTCTGATGCATTTCTAcatgctacttgtgcatttatcggtttcggcttgtatgttgaccggcttttagaatagggaaagaaaatcaagcaaAATCAAGAAGTGAGGTAGGATAGAGAAACATCCGGAAAATACCAGTGGTCAAAATATCTTGAAACTTTGCCGAAttgttttacaaaaaaaaaaaaaaaagagaaaagaaaagaatgagTCTTTGAAAATACAAGTCCTATTTTTAACGAGTCAAAACTCgcagaactacgcgggtctgattctcaccggatgtgagatacgtaggcaaacctcatcggttccggcccacaattttcaaaaaatccaaaaacataTTTTCCTTTATCTCCTCTTTAGAAAGTCCATCTTTTAGatcccaattttcaaaaatgtaaaaatattttcctttatttccttgtttAGAAAGCCTTTCTTTGAGACCccattttaaaaattcaaaaatattttctttaattccttcttttaagagtctttttttttttttagaaaaatctcaaacaaataaaagatcaaaaaataatattttatttgtaggagtctttcattagaaaaagaaaacaaatgaaattaaaatccaaaaaaatattttctttctttttataagtctttcttttcttttttttttattaaaaaaaaaacaaacaaattATTTGCAAAAGTGGCCGTGATTTGTTTTCGGTTGTATTTTGCAAAATTATCTTTTCATGGTCGGTTTTGTACAAAATTTTCATCTGGTCACCCTAATTTAAAATGTGTAGAATGAGCACCGTTGAGAACTTACCTGTGAAGGTTATGGATCACATTCCACTGGCACTCCACATGTGGTGGGAGGATTTGGGAAAACAAGGACGAGACATGGTCAACAATACCTAGGGGCGCTCACTGGACTATTGAAAATTCAACCTAGAAGGGACCTGATAGAGGCATTAGTGGCATTCTGGGACCCCACTCATAATGTTTTACACTTCTCAGATTTTGAGCTTACgcccactttggaagaaatggcaGGTTATACTGGGAGCACGGAAGGATTGAGACACAAGTACCTGGTATCTCCGAGGACTGTTACTCCCCACAAGTTTCTGGACTTACTAAAGATAAGCAAACAAATCAAGACGGGAAGTCTAGCAGGGGGAACTTCCACTTTTCATTTTCTATATCAGCGATACGGGCATTTAAGGGGATTCGAAGACCCGGAAAATGGACTCTGCAGTAAAGGAAACCGATCAAAATGGGAGACCCATAGATGTTTTGCCTTCATGGTGGCGTTTTTAGGCCTTTTGGTGTTTTCAAGGGAAGATGGGCATATTGATTTACGGGTAGCCGGGGTTTTTCACGTTCTGACTACTCAGGCCAAGAGTACTCTCGCACCCATGATCGTATCAGATATATTCCGAGCCCTCACATTCTGTAAGGCCGGAGTCAGATTTTTTGAGGGATGCAACCTGCTGTTGCAAATGTGGATGATCGAACACCTTTGTCATCGTCCTCGATACATGAACTATGGGTCTACGGGGAAAAACTGCATTGAAGAGTTTGGTACATAAGTAACAGGATTCGAAATGCCGAAAGGAGTCAAAGATTGGATTTCCCGCCTTCGATCTACGACCGCAGATCAGATAGAGTGGACATTGGGTTGGCTTCCCGTTGATGAGATTGTTTATATGCCCGCCACTGGTCCCTACTTCCTGCTAATGGGTCTCCGAAGCATCCAACCCTATGCTCCGTACCGGGTTTTGAGACAGCTCGGAAGATGTCAGACAGTTCCTAGAGATGAAGATCTTAGCACTTATGTGGTCGAAATCCGCTCTGATACCCAATTTCCCGAACAAGCGGTTCGCCAAATTTGGAGCGAATGCTAGTATTTGGGGGCAAACACCCGAGTACGTGATTTGTCTAGGGGTGAAGTCTTACCTAGTTATGTTGCATGGTATGGAAAGTGATTCGCGATGAATGGTGAATCTGAACGACCAACTAAAAGACCTCATATCCAAGAATTTGTTGACGCATCGCAGGAGCAGTGGGCTTGGTTagctaaagaaaaggaataccgAACTACTATAAACAAGCTAGAAGGacaaattgaaaaaatcaaatttgatagtagtttgcaggcATCTGAAGATGcaggggaaaagaagaggttgGCCAAGGAAAATGAATCCCTTCGAGCCCAAATCCGGAGAATGAAAATAGCCGCCGAGACACCAGCAAGAAGTGAGagagatgagaaaattataaccaaCCTGAGGCGGAAAGTGCATGATTACGGTTTTGACTTGACAAAGGCCGAAAGAGACTTGTTAAATGCTCAAGCAAAGTTGGCCAAAGGTGCGGAGGAACAAGCTAGATTAGTCcaccagttgaagcagaaatatgacaaagaagcAACAATTTTACAGAAAAGGATGGTTGCCCTTGAGAATGAAATGGTCAAGCAAACAAAGGATTTGAAGGAATAAAGAGAGCATTGCTACGCATTGATTTATCAATTACAAGAAAGCATGCAGCAGTTACAAGACCAAAACAACGCAGATGCACAAGTGTTGGAGGCTCGGGCCCAGCAGATTGGACGTTTgcttcaagaaaagggtgtcatcagaatgaggattaaagagatagctgattatgttgtaataaaatgccatgaatgtgaagacatgaccaagtctatgttttttgcttctgtAATGACATTCGTCCGACAAgtgatggttgacctagaccgccttcaagaagatattgcccgCAGGCCTGTGCGGAGACCGGCTGATGTCCCGCAAGCCTCTGGAGTACCagtggaggctcttatgtatttttgatttcCTTTAGTAGTCTGTGTTTTACTTTCTCTGAGTCTTGTTCTTCTTTGTCAAGgttgtctattactttatttcgagtctgtAGATTTTCCTTTTGCATTCATCGCTACTTTagtccttgtaatagaaaatccaaaaatatgtcttttattaATGGAATAAATTATTTTGTATCTATTTATCTGAaatacgtaatgatctgattcatatGGCGTCATGATACATAGGCTATccccataggattcgatcataatcttaaaagaaaatagaaaaaagaagagagagaaaatgagggaagaaagaaaagagaggccaaactaaagaaaaaataagaattaaaagagcgaaaCACAGCAGAAGGAGAGATGGAAAAATCAGGATTGGAGAATTTGGaaaagccgggatgaaacatacGAGCCTTCACAAAGCATTTAGAAACGTTTAACTactcaggtgcattgcatccctaATATGCGATTACCTATCTGTAAATTACTTTAAAACTGACCAAGCAGTTGTATGTGCATAAAGACAAGTTCTGttttaggtggttagtttgttggcatcctggcaagGCACCCCTATAACACCAGATCAAAGTGCAAAGCAGTCATGATTAGCAAAGAATCGGACACGGGTGTTGTCGACCTGCCAAGGGAGATTGTAGAATCGgagtctgaattgaaagaggaggtctacaggttgaagcatcaaatggcAGAAATGTATCAAGCCTGGGTCAGGGGGCATCCTCCACCTTCATTCCCCGCTAACTACCCAGAAAATCCCGCTTTCATCGCACTACTGTCACAAGCCCAAGATCCCATTACCATTGACCTTTCCCCGCAGCACGCACCAGGCTTTACCCCTTATCACCACTATCCTGACACCTCGTCCCAAACCTTTcatgctccaccagccaaaacaaccACATACCCTGCTCCGACATCCGCTCTTATTTTTGTAGCCCCTTCGCGAGCTACCCTTCACagatcttctagtgaacccgcgttccaagctccagatacccaatattATATTTCGGGACCAACTTTCAAAGATGCGGATCCTTATTCCCATGCCCCTCACTTTGAGCCTCCTGTCGAAActgagaaaccatcccggaaTATGTAGCAGGACGAGATgttcaggaaagtgaagagtctagagcaatctttgaagaacatgcaagggataagaagccaagtaagtgtggcttacaaggatttatgcttattttcggatgtccaactgcccgctgggttcaagatgcccaagtttgacccgtacgatggacatggagatcccgtggcccatttgagaggctttTGCAGCAATATGAGAGGCGCCAGTGGGAAAGATGAATTATTAATGGCGTATTTCAGTCAGAGTCTGAGTGGGGCAGCTTTAGAATGGTATACCCGCCAAGACactagcaggtggtacacatgggatgacttggctcaggcctttgctcggcactttcagtacaatttagacattgtcccggatcgcctatctttgaccaaggtagagaagaggcccaatgaaagctttagggaatatggtttcagatggagagaacaagctgcacgagTCTACCCTCCGatggaagaagatgagatggtcgagtactttcttcaagccctagagcccacttactttggccatttgaATCTCggccataggtaagtccttcaacgatgtggtaaagatgggaggaatggtggaagagggactcaagtcaagcaagatcatgagctactctgccataaaagcaaccacacaagcaattcaaagtggcactggaagcctgttaggcaaaaagaagaaagaagatgtcGCTATGTTTGTCTCCGGATCATGGCGTGGCCCAAGGGGTCCgcctcaccagtacacccaaACTCAACCCCGGCCTCAAACCTACACCCAAGCGCCATATAATCCATCCCAGCATTATTTCCCACCACAAGACCCTCGATATTCTGTCGAGCtaccccaataccatgttcaccaAGCACAGTTATATGCTcaaccccctccttacccgcaatggcatgctccaactccacaaaatccttATACACCCCCACAACCATACCAAAACCCTACTGGTCCAAGTTTTCGACCAAGGACATATTACAGAAAAGAGAGGCAACAAcggaaagaaaccttcacccctcttggagagtcCTATACCAGTTTGTTTTAAAGGTTGAGACAGTTGGACGTTTTGAGGCCGATTGAGCCCAAGATACCAAATCCGCCTCCAAGGAACCTTGATTACTCCCTTAGATGTGCATATTGTTCTGATGCTCCCGGGCACGACACAGAGAAGTGCtggcatttgaagagggcgatccaagagcttattgatacaaatcaaattgttGTCCAGAGCCCGGAGGcaccaaacatcaaccaaaatcctttgccgGCCCATGCAGAGACACATATGATCGAGATAGTTCATAAGGATGGGGAGCCCAAAAACTCTCCTAAGTCTGTCATGATGATCCGGGCTAGCAAAAGTAATCCAATCAAAGCTCTAGATTCTGCAAAAGCAATGTCCTTGACGGTTAAAGGGGTGTCGGAGAAGCCAAGCATGCTCAATGTGAAGCCTTCTGTATTGGTTGTGAAAGGGCCTCCGGTTGGTGTTGAAGCGAACCAGGAGAGGCAAAAAGTGGTCATGCCAGGGGTCCTAGGCAAgcctgtcataatcgtggaagggGTTCGTGTTACCCCCGTTATTATTAAGCCAGTGACCCAGTTACCAATGGTTGACACAAAGGCCGTCCCGTGGAATTACAAACAAGTGATAGTAACATACAAAGGGAAAGAATtagaggaagaagtcaatgaaacCGGAGGACTGACTCATTCTGGGAGATGTTTTACCCCAGAAGAACTGAGGAAAACCAAGCTATTCAAGGACGGCCACATCCCAGTAAAAAAGCcggtcaccgaagaagaggctgaggaattcctgaaaaagat
Protein-coding sequences here:
- the LOC138898643 gene encoding uncharacterized protein, with the translated sequence MPKFDPYDGHGDPVAHLRGFCSNMRGASGKDELLMAYFSQSLSGAALEWLRQLDVLRPIEPKIPNPPPRNLDYSLRCAYCSDAPGHDTEKCWHLKRAIQELIDTNQIVVQSPEAPNINQNPLPAHAETHMIEIVHKDGEPKNSPKSVMMIRASKSNPIKALDSAKAMSLTVKGVSEKPSMLNVKPSVLVVKGPPVGVEANQERQKVVMPGVLGKPVIIVEGVRVTPVIIKPVTQLPMVDTKAVPWNYKQVIVTYKGKELEEEVNETGGLTHSGRCFTPEELRKTKLFKDGHIPVKKPVTEEEAEEFLKKMKMQDYSIVEQLRKIPAQISLLSLLIHSDEHRKALMKILNEAHVPDKITVNHLEKIANKIFEANRITFSNDELPIEGTEHNRALYLTVKCEDSAVSRVLVDNGSSANICPLSTLQKLKIGTERIHINNVCVQGFDGGGKDSVGDIMLNLSIGPVEFTMEF